In Bacteroides coprosuis DSM 18011, the following are encoded in one genomic region:
- a CDS encoding permease YjgP/YjgQ family protein (COGs: COG0795 permease~InterPro IPR005495~KEGG: bfs:BF2391 hypothetical protein~PFAM: Permease YjgP/YjgQ, predicted~SPTR: Putative uncharacterized protein;~IMG reference gene:2504107139~PFAM: Predicted permease YjgP/YjgQ family) has translation MKKLLTRIDRYIIKKFLGTYIFAITLVISIAVVFDFTERMDRFMNNNAPWDAIIFDYYFNFVPYFANLFSALFVFIAVIFFTSKLAENSEIIAMLSTGMSFSRLMKPYMISAAIIALFTFVLGGYVIPKGSVARVEFEDQYYKKRKKSSARNIQLQVEEGLIAYIDRYSDYNKTGYRVILDKFEGKKLSSHLTARSITYDSTAVNMWTLKDYTVRDFDGLHEYISKGDSKDTVLAMDPSDFLEFQNQEQMMTNPELRAHIDKQKSRGFGNTKVFEIEYHKRIAMSFAAFILTIIGASLSSRKAKRGMGLHLGVGLALSFSYILFQTISGTFAVSGVVSPMVSMWIPNILYAFIAYYLYRKAPR, from the coding sequence ATGAAAAAATTACTAACACGCATCGATAGGTATATCATCAAGAAATTCTTAGGGACATATATTTTTGCTATTACCTTAGTTATTTCTATTGCAGTGGTATTCGACTTTACTGAAAGAATGGACCGTTTCATGAACAATAATGCACCATGGGACGCTATCATCTTCGATTATTACTTTAATTTTGTACCCTATTTTGCCAACCTATTTAGTGCGCTGTTTGTCTTTATTGCTGTTATCTTCTTTACATCCAAGTTAGCTGAAAACTCTGAAATTATAGCCATGCTCTCTACGGGTATGAGCTTTAGTAGACTAATGAAACCCTATATGATTTCTGCGGCTATTATTGCTCTCTTTACCTTTGTTTTGGGTGGTTATGTTATTCCTAAGGGTAGTGTAGCTCGTGTGGAATTTGAGGATCAGTATTATAAAAAGCGAAAGAAGAGTTCAGCTAGAAACATCCAACTCCAAGTAGAAGAAGGATTAATAGCTTATATAGATAGATATTCTGATTATAATAAAACGGGATACCGAGTAATCTTAGATAAGTTTGAGGGAAAGAAGTTGAGTTCACACCTTACAGCTCGTTCTATCACTTACGACTCTACAGCAGTAAATATGTGGACTCTAAAAGATTATACGGTTAGAGATTTTGATGGACTACATGAATATATTTCTAAAGGAGACTCCAAAGATACTGTACTCGCGATGGATCCATCAGACTTTCTAGAGTTCCAGAATCAGGAACAGATGATGACAAATCCAGAGCTTAGGGCACATATTGACAAACAGAAATCGAGAGGATTTGGTAACACAAAAGTATTCGAGATAGAATATCATAAGCGTATAGCCATGTCTTTTGCCGCCTTTATTCTGACGATTATTGGGGCATCTCTTTCATCGAGAAAGGCCAAACGAGGAATGGGACTTCATTTGGGGGTAGGTTTAGCCCTGAGTTTTTCCTACATCCTTTTCCAGACTATATCGGGAACATTTGCTGTCAGCGGAGTAGTATCTCCTATGGTATCTATGTGGATACCCAATATACTCTATGCTTTTATAGCCTACTATTTATATAGAAAGGCTCCAAGATAA